A window from Streptomyces sp. NBC_00335 encodes these proteins:
- a CDS encoding stage II sporulation protein M yields the protein MDLDVFVAAHQAEWARLEQLLGRGRRLTGAEADELVALYQRTATHLSLVQSSTPDPMLTGRLTQLVARARATVTGTRRSSWRDAARFFTSGFPAAVYLSRRWWIPTALISTAVGVLVGWWIATHPEIQSAIGAPEDLKAMTKPGGGYETYYSSHPAASFAAQVWTNNAQAAAICLVLGGFLGLPVLYILWQNMLNLGVGIGLMSSADRLDVFLGLILPHGLLELTAVFVAAGTGLRLGWTVIDPGHRTRRVALAEQGRAALGMAIGLAAVLFLSGLIEGFVTPSGLPTWARISIGVAAEAAFLLYVYVLGGRAARAGDTGDVEQADQTATLPTAA from the coding sequence ATGGATCTCGACGTCTTCGTTGCGGCCCACCAAGCAGAGTGGGCCCGCCTGGAACAGCTCCTGGGCCGGGGCCGGCGCCTCACGGGAGCCGAGGCCGACGAGCTCGTCGCGCTCTACCAGCGCACGGCCACCCACCTCTCCCTGGTCCAGTCCAGCACCCCCGACCCGATGCTCACGGGCCGCCTGACCCAGCTCGTGGCCCGCGCCCGCGCCACGGTGACGGGCACCCGGCGGTCCAGCTGGCGCGACGCGGCCCGCTTCTTCACCTCGGGCTTCCCGGCCGCCGTCTACCTCAGCCGCCGCTGGTGGATACCCACGGCACTGATCTCCACCGCCGTCGGCGTGCTCGTCGGCTGGTGGATAGCCACCCACCCGGAGATCCAGAGCGCCATCGGAGCTCCGGAGGACCTGAAGGCGATGACGAAGCCGGGCGGCGGGTACGAGACGTACTACTCCAGCCACCCCGCGGCCTCCTTCGCGGCCCAGGTCTGGACGAACAACGCCCAGGCGGCCGCGATCTGCCTGGTCCTGGGCGGCTTCCTGGGCCTGCCGGTCCTGTACATCCTGTGGCAGAACATGCTGAACCTCGGCGTCGGCATCGGCCTGATGTCCTCGGCCGACCGCCTCGACGTCTTCCTCGGCCTGATCCTCCCGCACGGCCTTCTCGAACTGACCGCCGTCTTCGTGGCCGCGGGCACGGGCCTGCGCCTGGGCTGGACGGTCATCGACCCGGGCCACCGCACCCGCCGCGTCGCCCTGGCCGAACAGGGCCGCGCCGCCCTCGGCATGGCCATCGGCCTGGCGGCGGTCCTCTTCCTCTCCGGCCTGATCGAAGGCTTCGTCACCCCCTCCGGCCTGCCCACATGGGCCCGCATCAGCATCGGCGTGGCCGCCGAGGCGGCCTTCCTGCTCTACGTCTACGTCCTGGGCGGCCGAGCGGCCCGAGCCGGCGACACGGGCGACGTGGAACAGGCCGACCAGACGGCGACGCTCCCCACCGCCGCCTGA